From Aristaeella lactis, the proteins below share one genomic window:
- a CDS encoding RNA polymerase sigma factor gives MDQNGILKYVEPVLNFCRKRLNNPSDAEDLAGDILLHVLTGMKKYSINSPDAWVWRVARNRYARFINARAQNRMILSGDDLPDTAAEEQSGEDDEAEYQNVFRYLHTLSTEYRNIFVDYYVGEMSVRDLSVKYSLPETTVKWRLSEGRRKIKERIGADEMERVYKRINWNTTVCNGDLNTYEYLHSQVARAICLAAYEKPLTVEEISIATGIPAMYIEDELPKLVYGDAVRRAGNKYATDFILLRLEDRKQLEAASAQLIRSFADFFENLFSERSEAVRELDFYGHDFGMDRLGFIVIPYVLRNMISAVKTKLRFENGPYPVRQDGGYGWMIVEETEDEREMAAEFNCGCNTTGDDSGSGNEKPSHIYYYWISRYFDPGVYHVYGTCRMHAEGIPQSSENGIIQISLSDEDAAHYISNGLIRKCADGYQLSFPCFTAAAFKAFVSLFDADNGLEAPLGEWIKDLRKAFASFVPKRLDSQINQWVSCYANQLAGYVSDELIRRGVLKKPDEHRPLTDGVFYVEGEYIKNI, from the coding sequence ATGGATCAGAACGGGATACTGAAATATGTCGAGCCGGTTCTGAACTTCTGCCGGAAGCGCCTGAACAATCCCAGCGATGCCGAAGACCTGGCGGGCGACATTCTCCTGCACGTGCTGACCGGTATGAAGAAGTACAGCATCAATTCGCCGGACGCGTGGGTCTGGCGTGTTGCCCGCAACCGGTACGCCCGGTTCATCAACGCCCGGGCGCAGAACAGGATGATCCTTTCGGGCGATGATCTGCCGGACACCGCCGCCGAAGAGCAATCCGGCGAAGATGATGAAGCGGAATACCAGAACGTGTTCAGATATCTCCACACGCTTTCCACCGAATACCGGAATATCTTTGTCGATTACTACGTCGGTGAGATGAGCGTACGCGATCTTTCGGTCAAATACTCCCTTCCCGAAACCACTGTCAAATGGCGTCTCAGCGAGGGACGCCGCAAGATCAAGGAACGGATAGGAGCAGATGAAATGGAAAGAGTATATAAACGCATCAACTGGAACACCACGGTGTGCAACGGCGACCTGAACACCTATGAATACCTGCACTCCCAGGTTGCGCGGGCCATCTGTCTCGCCGCGTACGAAAAGCCGCTGACCGTTGAGGAGATCAGCATAGCCACCGGGATCCCCGCCATGTATATCGAGGACGAGCTTCCGAAGCTGGTATACGGTGACGCCGTCAGACGCGCCGGCAACAAATACGCGACTGACTTTATCCTTCTCCGCCTGGAAGACCGGAAGCAGCTGGAAGCCGCCTCCGCTCAGCTGATCCGGTCCTTTGCGGATTTCTTTGAAAACCTGTTCTCAGAAAGATCCGAAGCGGTAAGGGAGCTTGACTTCTACGGCCATGATTTCGGCATGGACCGGCTCGGTTTTATCGTGATCCCGTATGTCCTGCGGAATATGATCAGCGCCGTCAAAACAAAACTGCGTTTCGAAAACGGCCCGTATCCGGTCCGGCAGGACGGCGGCTACGGCTGGATGATCGTTGAGGAAACAGAAGACGAACGCGAGATGGCGGCGGAATTCAACTGCGGCTGCAACACCACCGGCGATGACAGCGGCAGCGGAAACGAAAAGCCGTCCCATATCTATTACTACTGGATATCCAGATACTTCGACCCGGGTGTCTACCACGTATACGGCACCTGCCGGATGCACGCGGAAGGCATCCCGCAAAGCAGTGAAAACGGGATCATTCAGATCAGTCTCAGTGACGAGGACGCCGCGCATTATATCAGCAACGGCCTGATCCGGAAGTGCGCTGACGGGTATCAGCTCAGTTTCCCCTGCTTCACCGCTGCGGCTTTCAAAGCCTTTGTTTCCCTGTTCGATGCCGACAACGGCCTTGAGGCGCCTCTTGGCGAATGGATCAAAGATCTCCGGAAAGCCTTTGCGTCCTTTGTCCCGAAGCGGCTTGATTCCCAGATCAACCAGTGGGTTTCCTGCTACGCGAACCAGCTCGCCGGTTATGTTTCCGATGAGCTGATCCGCCGCGGCGTCCTGAAGAAACCCGATGAACACCGGCCCCTGACCGACGGCGTGTTTTACGTGGAAGGCGAGTACATCAAAAACATATAA
- a CDS encoding GNAT family N-acetyltransferase, whose protein sequence is MEILTLAQLTHDNFRDARAINRDDIPEAWVDTADTLMEVTDYGAEHHLIGHTFIAYMGRKPVGLIMIGEAIPWDTDPDEMKGKPFYRVMGFVVDREYRSKGIGGEILEKAVARVYDEFGKRSIALGVHKDNTRVGTFYEHHGFRRTGVFEGSDEYYLRIIDC, encoded by the coding sequence ATGGAAATCCTGACCCTGGCACAGCTCACGCATGACAATTTCCGGGATGCCCGGGCGATCAACCGGGACGATATTCCTGAAGCATGGGTGGATACCGCAGACACGCTGATGGAAGTTACAGATTACGGCGCTGAGCATCATCTGATCGGGCATACATTCATTGCATACATGGGCAGGAAACCTGTCGGTTTAATTATGATCGGGGAAGCCATCCCCTGGGATACCGATCCTGACGAAATGAAAGGGAAACCGTTCTACAGGGTGATGGGATTTGTGGTTGACAGGGAATACCGCAGCAAAGGGATCGGCGGAGAAATCCTGGAAAAGGCGGTCGCCCGGGTATACGATGAGTTCGGGAAACGCTCCATTGCGCTGGGCGTTCACAAGGACAATACCCGTGTCGGAACATTCTATGAGCACCACGGGTTCAGAAGAACCGGCGTTTTTGAAGGCAGCGATGAGTATTATCTCAGGATAATTGATTGCTGA